Proteins encoded together in one Quercus lobata isolate SW786 chromosome 3, ValleyOak3.0 Primary Assembly, whole genome shotgun sequence window:
- the LOC115982649 gene encoding uncharacterized protein LOC115982649, with amino-acid sequence MAPIKAEKLRAMNSYNKGQFLYSLILHALVALSCSLLCSYPNWFPSLRYSMKHFLFTSLPNLSSFLVNPKCVFIIFNVIVVFLMGESKLVSSNSSPSNEIYDEYVERSQSLRGRSHSTFEEREERTVETIISDTHEGYNKGDQSLKGDSTLLEKKEERKLEMNLVEDKVNRIETKEVKKEEVKEVVEVEDDDGDDGEAEEEAGLPVEELNKKAEEFIARVNKQMWLEAKLSVCTEA; translated from the coding sequence ATGGCTCCAATCAAAGCAGAAAAGCTCCGAGCCATGAATAGTTACAATAAGGGTCAATTTCTTTACAGTCTCATTCTTCATGCTCTTGTAGCACTATCATGTAGTTTACTATGTTCCTATCCCAACTGGTTTCCTTCTCTACGCTATTCAATGAAGCATTTTTTGTTTACCTCTCTTCCAAATCTTTCTTCTTTCCTCGTGAACCCCAAGTGCGTGTTCATAATATTCAATGTCATAGTCGTGTTCCTTATGGGAGAATCAAAGCTTGTGAGCTCAAACTCATCACCATCCAATGAAATTTATGATGAATATGTTGAGAGGAGTCAAAGTCTTAGGGGACGCTCACACTCCActtttgaagagagagaagagaggacAGTGGAGACGATTATTTCTGATACTCATGAGGGATACAATAAGGGGGACCAAAGTCTCAAGGGAGACTCCACTCTTctggagaaaaaagaagagaggaaattGGAGATGAACTTGGTGGAGGACAAAGTGAATAGAATTGAAACTAAAgaagtgaaaaaagaagaagtgaaagAAGTTGTTGAAGtagaagatgatgatggtgatgatggaGAGGCTGAGGAAGAAGCAGGATTGCCTGTTGAGGAGCTAAATAAAAAAGCTGAAGAGTTTATTGCTAGGGTCAACAAACAAATGTGGCTTGAAGCCAAATTATCAGTTTGTACTGAAGCATGA